A region from the Buteo buteo chromosome 19, bButBut1.hap1.1, whole genome shotgun sequence genome encodes:
- the LOC142042253 gene encoding sodium- and chloride-dependent betaine transporter-like produces MQRAMTRAVAKEGEPNGAIAAPEEIKKEEMEDRGQWSSKMEFVLSVAGEIIGLGNVWRFPYLCYKNGGGAFLIPYLIFLFTCGIPLFFLETALGQYTSQGGVTAWRKICPIFEGIGYASQVIECYLNIYYIIILSWALFYLFSSFTAVLPWASCNNPWNSDLCVDILNSSSLDNRTLPANATSPMIEFWEKRVLGLTDGIHKLGTVRWELALCLLLAWIICYFCIWKGVKSTGKVVYFTATFPYVMLIILLVRGVTLPGAAEGIIFYLKPDISRLADPQVWMDAGTQILFSYAICQGCLTALGSYNKYTNNCYRDCIMLCFLNSATSFIAGFAIFSVLGFMAREQGVPIAEVAESGPGLAFIAYPTAVTMMPVSQLWSCLFFLMLIFLGLDSQFVCVESMVTALIDMFPGVFRKKGRRELLILAIAVICYLLGLLLVTEGGMYIFQLFDYYAASGTCLLFLAIFEVICVGWVYGANRFYDNIEDMIGFRPWPLIKICWLVFTPGLCLAVFLFSLIKYTPLKYNNSYVYPPWGYVVGWLMALSSMVCIPLYAIFILLKTKGSLKQRLTQLIYPAEDLPQPKKRVPGLSELKRKGWSPPVQEVLSITERETHF; encoded by the exons AGCCATGACAAGAGCTGTGGCTAAGGAAGGAGAGCCCAATGGGGCCATCGCAGCTCCCGAAGAgataaaaaaggaggaaatggaAGACAGAGGACAGTGGAGTAGCAAAATGGAGTTTGTGCTGTCTGTGGCTGGCGAGATCATTGGTCTGGGTAACGTGTGGAGGTTCCCGTACCTCTGCTACAAGAACGGTGGTG GAGCCTTCCTCATCCCCTacctcatcttcctcttcacTTGCGGGATCCCCCTGTTCTTCCTGGAGACGGCGCTGGGGCAGTACACCAGCCAGGGAGGGGTGACAGCCTGGAGGAAGATCTGTCCCATCTTTGAAG gAATTGGGTATGCCTCACAAGTCATTGAGTGCTATCTGAATATCTACTACATCATCATCCTGTCCTGGGCACTCTTCTACCTGTTCAGCTCCTTCACTGCAGTGCTACCATGGGCCAGCTGCAATAATCCCTGGAACTCAG ATCTCTGTGTGGACATTCTGAATAGCTCCAGCCTGGACAACAGGACCTTGCCTGCGAACGCCACCTCCCCAATGATTGAGTTTTGGGA GAAGCGAGTCCTGGGGCTCACGGATGGTATTCACAAACTGGGCACTGTGCGCTGGGAGCTGGCTCTGTGTCTTCTGCTGGCGTGGATCATCTGCTACTTCTGCATCTGGAAAGGGGTCAAGTCCACAGGCAAA GTGGTTTACTTCACTGCCACCTTCCCGTACGTGATGCTCATCATCCTGCTGGTGCGAGGAGTCACGCTGCCGGGTGCTGCGGAGGGGATCATCTTCTACCTGAAGCCGGACATTTCCAGGCTGGCAGACCCACAG GTCTGGATGGATGCAGGCACTCAGATCCTCTTCTCTTATGCGATCTGCCAGGGGTGCCTGACAGCTTTGGGCAGCTACAACAAATATACCAACAACTGTTACAG GGACTGCATCATGCTCTGCTTCCTGAACAGTGCCACTAGCTTCATTGCTGGCTTTGCCATTTTCTCTGTGCTGGGCTTCATGGCTCGAGAGCAGGGTGTACCCATTGCAGAAGTGGCTGAATCAG GTCCTGGTCTGGCTTTCATAGCATATCCAACAGCAGTAACGATGATGCCTGTGTCTCAGCTCTGGtcctgcctcttcttcctcatgCTGATCTTCTTGGGACTGGACAGCCAG TTTGTCTGTGTGGAAAGCATGGTGACAGCTCTTATTGACATGTTCCCGGGAGTGTTTCGGAAGAAGGGGCGTCGGGAACTGCTGATCCTGGCCATTGCAGTCATATGCTACCTGCTGGGCTTATTGCTGGTCACTGAG GGTGGGATGTACATCTTCCAGCTCTTTGACTACTATGCTGCCAGTGGCACCTGCCTGCTATTCCTGGCCATTTTTGAAGTCATCTGTGTAGGATGGGTGTATG GTGCCAACCGCTTCTACGACAACATTGAGGACATGATTGGTTTCCGGCCGTGGCCCTTGATCAAGATATGCTGGCTGGTGTTCACCCCAGGTCTGTGCTTG gCTGTCTTCCTGTTTTCCCTGATCAAGTATACACCCTTGAAATACAACAATTCCTACGTGTACCCGCCCTGGGGCTACGTGGTGGGCTGGCTGATGGCACTCTCCTCCATGGTCTGCATTCCTCTCTACGCCATCTTCATCCTCCTGAAAACCAAAGGATCCCTGAAGCAG CGGCTAACACAGCTGATTTACCCAGCGGAGGATCTGCCGCAGCCGAAGAAGCGTGTGCCGGGGCTGTCCGAACTGAAGCGGAAGGGATGGTCCCCTCCGGTCCAGGAGGTGCTCAGTATCACAGAGAGAGAAACCCACTTCTAA